In the Malania oleifera isolate guangnan ecotype guangnan chromosome 1, ASM2987363v1, whole genome shotgun sequence genome, one interval contains:
- the LOC131151187 gene encoding uncharacterized protein LOC131151187: MRKSRLFLAFLTLVVSYLLQFQAHAAPAGPLIKHLSSLLRWTRSSSKTPQSDGNVLQFENGYLVETVVEGNELGVVPYSIRLSQDGELFAVDAISSNIVRITPPLSQYSRARLVAGSFQGYKGHVDGKPSDARFNQPKGVTMDDRGNVYVADTSNLAIRKIGEGGVTTIAGGKSNVAGYRDGPSEHAMFSTDFDVIYVQPTCSLLVVDRGNAALRQISLNQEDCDYQYSSISATDVIMVIGAVLVGYAFCMLQQGYGPSFFSRTPQQPSESEFQDQPSKEKPPPIVENVKEEPDASWPSFGQLILDLSKLALEALGSIFLYFVPIRFKPRSSKKGLTPLKDTLRMPEDEAEPPLVQKQRTPAPLSETREAHAPNVGDKYSEIKPPKMKSSSSKDPSLPSKHRSSRRHEFAEFYGTGEVPPPYGQSRSKSQKERSRHRQRDKSGEVVFGAAGSEPKPVEMKAVGYDDPKFDHYNMRSKYRSNDSFNF, translated from the exons ATGAGAAAATCCCGTCTCTTTCTCGCTTTCTTGACCCTTGTGGTCTCCTATCTTCTCCAATTTCAAGCTCATGCTGCACCTGCAG GACCTTTGATAAAGCACTTGTCTTCTCTTCTGAGATGGACCAGGTCCTCCTCCAAAACCCCCCAATCAG ATGGGAATGTTCTCCAGTTTGAGAATGGTTATTTAGTTGAAACTGTTGTGGAAGGAAACGAGCTTGGTGTTGTACCTTACTCTATCCGCCTCTCGCAGGATGGTGAACTGTTTGCCGTTGATGCCATTAGCAGCAACATTGTTCGGATTACACCTCCATTGTCCCAAT ATAGTAGGGCAAGATTGGTTGCTGGGTCATTTCAAGGTTACAAGGGACATGTGGATGGAAAACCAAGCGATGCTCGCTTTAATCAGCCTAAAGGTGTAACCATGGATGATAGAGGGAATGTGTATGTTGCTGATACCTCAAATCTTGCGATCAGAAAGATAGGAGAAGGGG GTGTAACGACAATTGCTGGAGGGAAATCAAATGTTGCAGGGTACAGAGATGGGCCAAGTGAGCATGCAATGTTCTCAACTGATTTTGATGTCATATATGTTCAGCCTACCTGTTCATTATTGGTTGTTGATAGAGGAAATGCTGCTCTTCGACAAATTTCTCTCAATCAAGAGGATTGCGATTACCAGTACAGTTCAATTTCTGCCACAG ATGTCATTATGGTTATTGGTGCTGTGTTGGTGGGATACGCTTTCTGCATGCTTCAGCAGGGATATGGACCTTCTTTTTTCTCAAGGACG CCTCAGCAGCCTTCGGAGAGTGAATTTCAAGACCAACCAAGCAAGGAGAAACCTCCTCCTATTGTTGAGAATGTAAAAGAGGAGCCAGATGCATCATGGCCATCATTCGGACAGCTTATCTTGGATTTGTCCAAACTAGCCCTGGAAGCATTGGGTAGCATCTTTCTTTATTTCGTCCCCATTCGTTTCAAACCAAGGAGCTCCAAGAAAGGCCTCACTCCACTAAAAGACACCCTTAGGATGCCTGAAGATGAAGCTGAACCCCCATTAGTTCAAAAGCAGAGAACCCCTGCTCCTCTTTCTGAAACCCGGGAGGCTCATGCCCCAAATGTTGGCGATAAATATTCAGAAATCAAGCCCCCAAAGATGAAATCCTCAAGTTCCAAGGATCCCTCTTTGCCAAGCAAGCACCGGTCTTCAAGACGGCACGAATTTGCAGAATTCTATGGAACTGGTGAGGTTCCTCCTCCCTATGGCCAATCCAGGTCAAAGAGCCAGAAAGAAAGATCACGGCACCGCCAGCGGGATAAAAGCGGGGAAGTGGTTTTTGGTGCAGCTGGGTCAGAGCCAAAACCTGTTGAGATGAAGGCGGTGGGTTATGATGATCCAAAGTTTGATCATTACAATATGAGGAGCAAGTATCGATCCAATGACTCCTTCAACTTTTGA
- the LOC131151195 gene encoding uncharacterized protein LOC131151195 — MGGGFRVLHLVRPFLSFLPEVQSADRKVPFREKVIYTVISLFIFLVCSQLPLYGIHSTTGADPFYWMRVILASNRGTVMELGITPIVTSGLVMQLLAGSKIIEVDNNVREDRALLNGAQKLLGILIAVGEAVAYVLSGMYGSVSQLGVGNAILIIIQLCFAGIIVICLDELLQKGYGLGSGISLFIATNICENIIWKAFSPTTINSGRGAEFEGAVIALFHLLITRTDKPRALREAFYRQNLPNVTNLLATVLIFLIVIYFQGFRVVLPVRSKNARGQQGSYPIKLFYTSNMPIILQSALVSNLYFISQLLYRKYSGNFLVNLLGKWKESEYSGQSVPVGGLAYYITAPSSLADMAANPFHALFYLVFMLSACALFSKTWIEVSGSSAKDVAKQLKEQQMVMPGHREANLQKELNRYIPTAAAFGGMCIGALTVLADFMGAIGSGTGILLAVTIIYQYFETFEKERATELGFFGF; from the exons ATGGGAGGTGGATTTAGAGTGCTTCATCTTGTTAGACCATTTCTTTCGTTTTTGCCCGAAGTTCAGAGTGCTGATCGGAAAGTTCCATTCAGAGAGAAGGTGATATATACCGTGATATCACTCTTCATCTTTCTTGTATGTAGTCAGCTCCCTCTGTATGGCATACACTCTACAACGGGTGCAGATCCATTCTACTGGATGCGTGTGATTCTTGCCTCGAACCGTGGGACCGTCATGGAGCTTGGGATCACCCCCATAGTGACGTCTGGATTGGTGATGCAACTCTTGGCTGGGTCCAAGATAATTGAAGTTGACAATAATGTTCGCGAGGATCGTGCCCTTTT AAATGGTGCACAGAAGTTATTGGGTATTCTGATAGCTGTTGGTGAGGCAGTTGCATATGTCCTCTCGGGAATGTATGGCAGTGTTAGCCAACTTGGAGTTGGAAATGCCATTCTTATTATAATTCAACTTTGCTTTGCTGGTATCATTGTTATATGCCTAGACGAACTTCTCCAGAAAGGATATGGTCTGGGCTCTGGGATTTCTCTTTTTATAGCAACCAATATATG TGAGAACATCATCTGGAAAGCATTTAGTCCGACAACAATTAATAGTGGGCGAGGAGCTGAATTTGAAGGTGCTGTTATTGCCTTATTCCATCTGCTGATAACTCGAACTGACAAGCCTCGAGCTCTCCGTGAGGCTTTTTACCGGCAGAACCTACCAAATGTAACAAATTTGCTTGCTACGGTCTTGATCTTCCTCATTGTTATCTACTTTCAAGGGTTCCGTGTAGTTTTGCCTGTGAGATCAAAGAATGCCCGCGGACAGCAGGGTTCCTATCCAATCAAGTTGTTCTACACCTCAAACATGCCTATTATTCTTCAATCTGCGCTAGTGTCTAATCTCTACTTCATTTCCCAG TTGCTATACAGGAAGTACAGTGGAAATTTCCTTGTGAATCTTTTGGGTAAATGGAAGGAATCAGAATATTCTGGCCAATCTGTCCCTGTTGGTGGACTGGCATACTACATTACTGCTCCATCAAG CTTGGCCGATATGGCAGCCAACCCTTTTCATGCTTTGTTCTACCTTGTTTTTATGTTATCCGCCTGTGCTCTGTTCTCAAAAACTTGGATTGAGGTATCTGGGTCATCTGCTAAAGACGTGGCAAAGCAGCTTAAG GAACAACAAATGGTGATGCCTGGGCACCGGGAGGCAAATTTACAGAAGGAGCTGAACCGCTACATACCCACTGCAGCAGCCTTTGGGGGCATGTGCATCGGGGCACTGACTGTGTTGGCAGATTTTATGGGTGCAATTGGTTCTGGCACAGGGATTTTGCTTGCGGTGACGATCATATATCAGTACTTTGAGACATTCGAGAAGGAGAGAGCTACCGAGCTTGGTTTCTTTGGTTTTTAA